From Streptomyces durmitorensis, a single genomic window includes:
- a CDS encoding triphosphoribosyl-dephospho-CoA synthase: MTDTAQRLATLRDRSAPRLPSPCSAVSARYGARGEARAGFPHVRQALAALRGGAGRPDVLVSLMSTLQDTGILYAAGPHGLRAVQAGARAILDAGGTTTPEGAAALTSLDAELHRGNLRLRGSAALLACGSFLDDVASTWPAKERATMASSGSGGSGGRALTSGT; encoded by the coding sequence TTGACCGACACCGCCCAACGCCTTGCCACGCTTCGGGACCGCTCGGCGCCGCGCCTTCCCTCTCCCTGCTCGGCGGTCTCCGCGCGGTACGGGGCGCGGGGTGAGGCGCGGGCCGGATTCCCGCATGTGCGGCAGGCGTTGGCGGCTCTGCGCGGAGGGGCGGGCCGACCGGATGTCCTCGTCTCCCTCATGAGCACGCTTCAGGACACCGGGATCCTGTACGCGGCGGGACCGCACGGACTGCGCGCGGTCCAGGCCGGGGCGCGGGCGATCCTCGACGCGGGCGGCACGACGACCCCCGAAGGCGCCGCCGCCCTCACGTCACTCGACGCCGAACTTCACCGAGGGAACCTCCGCCTGCGAGGCAGCGCCGCGCTGCTGGCGTGCGGCAGCTTCCTCGACGACGTGGCGTCGACGTGGCCTGCCAAAGAGCGGGCCACAATGGCGAGTTCGGGCTCGGGAGGGTCCGGCGGCCGGGCTCTCACCTCCGGTACATGA
- a CDS encoding carboxymuconolactone decarboxylase family protein: MFAEHTVETAPAESRAAMERTAAAFGKTPSAVARLAESPELLNGFLELSASFERTTLEPVAREVVIMTVAVRNDCHICVTMHTAKLRKLGAEAEVITALREGRALGDERLEAVRQFTLEVLARAGGVGDEELKRFLAAGHTERNALEVVMGIGTYTMSTLANRLTRAT; the protein is encoded by the coding sequence TTGTTCGCCGAGCACACCGTGGAAACCGCGCCCGCGGAGTCCCGCGCCGCGATGGAGCGCACGGCCGCCGCCTTCGGGAAGACGCCGAGTGCGGTGGCGCGGCTCGCGGAGTCGCCCGAACTGCTCAACGGCTTCCTGGAGTTGAGCGCGTCCTTCGAGCGGACGACGCTGGAGCCGGTGGCCCGCGAGGTCGTCATCATGACCGTGGCCGTACGCAACGACTGCCACATCTGCGTGACCATGCACACCGCCAAGCTGCGGAAGCTGGGTGCGGAGGCCGAGGTGATCACCGCGTTGCGTGAGGGGCGGGCGCTGGGCGATGAACGGCTGGAGGCGGTACGGCAGTTCACGCTGGAGGTGCTCGCGCGTGCGGGTGGCGTCGGTGACGAGGAGCTGAAGAGGTTCCTTGCGGCGGGTCACACGGAGCGCAATGCCCTGGAGGTCGTGATGGGCATCGGTACGTACACGATGTCGACGCTGGCGAACCGGCTGACGCGCGCCACGTGA
- a CDS encoding GNAT family N-acetyltransferase, whose translation MDHITIRPAGPDDIPTVLALFDDAVAWLVSQGRTGQWGDQPWSTRPKTIALVEKYLTTGSAWIAETGGEPVGTLTLTDGPGSYIAPVDEPERYIHLLTAKHGSGAGSALLAHAAAETRSQGISLLRVDCYAGGDGKLVAYYERNGFTRTEAFVEQDGTWPGQILARRV comes from the coding sequence ATGGATCACATAACCATCCGCCCCGCAGGACCCGACGACATCCCCACCGTCCTCGCCCTCTTCGACGACGCCGTTGCCTGGCTCGTCTCGCAGGGGCGCACCGGGCAGTGGGGCGACCAGCCCTGGTCGACGCGCCCCAAGACCATCGCCCTGGTCGAGAAGTACCTGACCACGGGCTCCGCCTGGATCGCGGAGACCGGCGGGGAGCCGGTCGGCACGCTCACCCTGACCGACGGGCCGGGGTCGTACATCGCGCCGGTGGACGAGCCCGAGCGGTACATCCATCTGCTGACCGCCAAGCACGGCTCCGGCGCGGGCTCCGCCCTGCTCGCGCACGCGGCAGCGGAAACCCGGAGTCAGGGGATCTCCCTGCTCCGGGTCGACTGCTACGCGGGCGGTGACGGCAAGCTCGTCGCGTACTACGAGCGCAACGGCTTCACGCGGACCGAGGCCTTCGTCGAGCAGGACGGCACCTGGCCGGGCCAGATCCTGGCCCGGCGGGTGTAG
- the thpR gene encoding RNA 2',3'-cyclic phosphodiesterase, protein MRLFAAVLPPPAAADELAEAAAKLKPLPGTEDLRWTLRESWHFTLAFMSEVPDETLPELSTRLERAAHRTAPFPLSLQGSGHFGDRALWAGAAGDVDTLRLLAQRADAAARKSGITMEEHRHYRPHLTLARGHGEPPLRPYVDALADFAGEEWTVAELSLVRSNLPRSGVPGERPRYEVVGRWPLGGAG, encoded by the coding sequence ATGAGACTCTTCGCGGCGGTGCTGCCGCCACCGGCGGCGGCGGACGAACTGGCCGAGGCGGCAGCCAAGTTGAAGCCCCTGCCGGGCACCGAAGACCTCCGCTGGACGCTCCGCGAGAGCTGGCACTTCACGCTCGCCTTCATGTCCGAGGTACCGGACGAGACGCTGCCGGAGCTCTCCACCCGCCTGGAGCGCGCCGCGCACCGCACAGCCCCCTTCCCCCTCTCCCTCCAGGGCTCGGGCCACTTCGGCGACCGAGCCCTGTGGGCCGGGGCGGCGGGCGACGTGGACACCCTCCGCCTCCTCGCCCAGCGGGCGGACGCCGCGGCCCGCAAGTCCGGCATCACCATGGAGGAGCACCGCCACTACCGCCCGCACCTGACGCTGGCCCGCGGCCACGGCGAGCCGCCCCTGCGCCCGTACGTCGACGCCCTCGCGGACTTCGCGGGCGAGGAGTGGACCGTGGCCGAGCTGAGCCTCGTACGGAGCAATCTGCCCAGGAGCGGGGTGCCGGGGGAGCGGCCCCGCTATGAGGTGGTCGGTCGATGGCCACTGGGCGGAGCCGGTTAA
- a CDS encoding BrnA antitoxin family protein, with translation MGSTVLSLRIDGELLDRLRQHAAKRGMSVQDYVVGTLIRDDFDERFQSAVEETEKFYGAA, from the coding sequence ATGGGATCGACAGTGCTCAGCCTGCGAATAGACGGGGAGCTCCTGGACCGGCTCCGGCAGCACGCCGCCAAACGGGGAATGAGCGTCCAGGACTACGTGGTCGGGACGCTCATCAGGGACGACTTCGACGAGCGCTTCCAGAGCGCCGTCGAGGAGACGGAAAAATTCTACGGGGCGGCCTGA
- a CDS encoding DUF2530 domain-containing protein: protein MEKWTPKHDAPEPLEGPVVATITGGTILWFVLFLVQLPFYGWFDDRDATWWVWTCLAGAGLGLIGIWYVRGRDAAIKRDAQSKAAAASE, encoded by the coding sequence ATGGAGAAGTGGACCCCAAAGCACGACGCGCCGGAGCCCCTGGAGGGCCCCGTCGTCGCCACCATCACGGGCGGCACGATCCTCTGGTTCGTCCTCTTCCTGGTGCAGCTGCCGTTCTACGGCTGGTTCGACGACCGCGACGCCACCTGGTGGGTGTGGACCTGCCTCGCCGGAGCCGGCCTCGGCCTGATCGGCATCTGGTACGTGCGGGGCCGCGACGCCGCGATCAAGCGGGACGCGCAGAGCAAGGCCGCGGCCGCCTCCGAGTAG
- a CDS encoding NCS2 family permease, with translation MPSSATAPVDAKPPTPPQGGIDGFFKITERGSTLVREVRGGFATFFAMAYIIVLNPIILGSAKDMYGHQLDNGQLVTATALVAAFTTLLMGVIGNVPIALAAGLGVNTVVALQLAPRMSWPDAMGMVVLAGFVVMLLVATGLRERVMNAVPLSLRKGIAIGIGLFIMLIGLVDSGFVSRIPDAAHTTVPLQLGGDGHLNGWPVLVFVLGALLTLCLLVRKVPGAILISIVVMTIVAMVINAVATVPSWGLTTPEWPGNPVATPDFGLVGQVSLFGGFDKVGLLTGILFVFTVLLSCFFDAMGTIMGIGDEAKLTDASGNMPGMNKVLFVDGIAVAAGGASSSSATTCFVESTAGVGEGARTGFANIVTGGLFAVALFLTPIATMVPSQAATPALLAVGFLILSGSITQIDWTDFTVAIPAFLTMLMMPFTYSITNGIGIGFISFTVLRLAAGRGREVPAAMYVVAAVFGFYYLMPALGLT, from the coding sequence ATGCCTTCCTCGGCCACAGCCCCGGTCGACGCCAAACCGCCGACGCCCCCGCAGGGCGGCATCGACGGTTTCTTCAAGATCACAGAGCGGGGTTCGACCCTCGTCCGAGAGGTCCGCGGCGGCTTCGCCACCTTCTTCGCGATGGCCTACATCATCGTGCTGAACCCGATCATCCTGGGCAGCGCGAAGGACATGTACGGGCACCAGCTCGACAACGGCCAGCTGGTGACCGCGACCGCCCTGGTCGCCGCCTTCACCACGCTGCTCATGGGCGTCATCGGCAACGTCCCGATCGCCCTCGCCGCCGGTCTCGGCGTGAACACCGTGGTCGCCCTCCAGCTCGCGCCGCGCATGTCGTGGCCCGACGCGATGGGCATGGTCGTCCTCGCGGGCTTCGTCGTGATGCTGCTCGTGGCGACCGGCCTGCGGGAGCGCGTGATGAACGCCGTGCCGCTGAGCCTGCGCAAGGGCATCGCGATCGGCATCGGCCTCTTCATCATGCTGATCGGCCTCGTCGACTCCGGCTTCGTCTCGCGCATCCCGGACGCCGCGCACACCACGGTGCCGCTCCAGCTGGGCGGCGACGGACACCTCAACGGCTGGCCCGTCCTCGTCTTCGTCCTCGGTGCGCTGCTCACGCTCTGCCTGCTCGTGCGCAAGGTGCCCGGCGCGATCCTCATCAGCATCGTCGTCATGACGATCGTCGCGATGGTCATCAACGCGGTCGCGACGGTGCCCTCCTGGGGCCTGACGACGCCCGAGTGGCCCGGCAATCCGGTCGCGACACCGGACTTCGGCCTCGTCGGTCAGGTCAGCCTGTTCGGCGGCTTCGACAAGGTCGGCCTCCTCACCGGCATCCTCTTCGTCTTCACCGTGCTCCTGTCGTGCTTCTTCGACGCCATGGGCACGATCATGGGCATCGGCGACGAGGCCAAGCTGACCGACGCGAGCGGCAACATGCCCGGCATGAACAAGGTCCTGTTCGTCGACGGCATCGCGGTCGCCGCCGGCGGCGCCTCGTCCTCGTCGGCCACCACCTGCTTCGTGGAGTCCACGGCGGGCGTCGGCGAAGGCGCCCGTACGGGCTTCGCCAACATCGTCACCGGCGGTCTCTTCGCCGTGGCGCTGTTCCTCACGCCCATCGCGACGATGGTCCCGTCCCAGGCGGCCACGCCCGCGCTGCTCGCGGTCGGCTTCCTGATCCTGTCCGGTTCGATCACCCAGATCGACTGGACCGACTTCACCGTCGCGATCCCGGCGTTCCTGACGATGCTGATGATGCCGTTCACGTACTCGATCACGAACGGCATCGGCATCGGCTTCATCAGCTTCACCGTGCTGCGCCTCGCCGCGGGCCGCGGCCGAGAGGTGCCGGCCGCGATGTACGTCGTGGCGGCCGTCTTCGGCTTCTACTACCTGATGCCGGCGCTGGGTCTCACGTAA
- a CDS encoding GDSL-type esterase/lipase family protein produces MLRFMFVGDSMTIGSAGEHTWRHRMWQHLLATLGDTDFAVVGPRRALHDKVSGEPVSYDYACTDPAFPRHHFAGWGEGWLHMAPQIADAVRRDGADVLLVSLGLIDLGFYTNAEQTAQNMRAFVTQARSANPRIRLVLLPVIPNIRARTDAPFAAEVARFNVLLAKAVADLDTGASPLLLASAPPSYDIDVDTYDGTHPGESGEHKLAAAFADAMHQAWGLGAPYAPTPLPLTVPVPVPVNELSTTG; encoded by the coding sequence ATGCTCAGGTTCATGTTCGTCGGTGACTCGATGACGATCGGCAGCGCGGGGGAACACACCTGGCGCCACCGGATGTGGCAGCACTTGCTTGCCACGCTCGGCGACACGGATTTCGCCGTGGTCGGCCCGCGCAGGGCGCTGCACGACAAGGTCTCCGGCGAACCGGTCTCGTACGACTACGCCTGCACGGACCCGGCCTTCCCGCGCCACCACTTCGCGGGCTGGGGCGAGGGCTGGCTGCACATGGCGCCGCAGATCGCGGACGCGGTGCGGCGGGACGGCGCCGACGTCCTGCTGGTCTCGCTCGGCCTGATCGACCTCGGCTTCTACACGAACGCGGAACAGACGGCGCAGAACATGCGCGCCTTCGTGACTCAGGCCCGCTCGGCGAACCCCCGCATCCGCCTTGTCCTGCTCCCGGTGATCCCGAACATCCGGGCCCGGACGGACGCCCCGTTCGCGGCGGAGGTGGCGCGCTTCAACGTGCTTCTCGCCAAGGCGGTGGCGGACCTGGACACGGGCGCGTCCCCGCTGCTCCTGGCGTCGGCGCCGCCGTCGTACGACATCGACGTCGACACGTACGACGGGACGCACCCGGGCGAGAGCGGCGAGCACAAGCTGGCGGCGGCGTTCGCGGACGCGATGCACCAGGCTTGGGGGCTCGGCGCGCCGTACGCGCCGACGCCCCTGCCCCTGACCGTGCCCGTGCCCGTGCCCGTGAACGAGCTGTCGACTACCGGCTAG
- a CDS encoding MarR family winged helix-turn-helix transcriptional regulator codes for MPDLSHGDDAAAVNSLRSAVMRLSRRLKHQRVDESLSPTEMSVLGTLARCGHATPGELARKEHVQPPSMTRIVALLEAKGLVRLEPHPEDRRQKVVTQTETAEAMLEESRRKRNAWLAGLAEHLDEDEWARLRAAAPVLEKLAHL; via the coding sequence ATGCCGGACCTCTCCCATGGTGACGACGCCGCCGCCGTGAACTCCCTGCGCTCCGCCGTGATGCGCCTGTCCCGTCGACTCAAGCACCAGCGGGTCGACGAATCGCTGAGCCCCACCGAAATGTCGGTGCTCGGCACCCTCGCCCGCTGCGGCCACGCCACCCCCGGTGAGCTGGCCCGCAAGGAACACGTGCAGCCGCCGTCGATGACCCGCATCGTCGCGCTGCTCGAAGCCAAGGGTCTCGTCCGGCTAGAGCCGCACCCCGAGGACCGCCGCCAGAAGGTGGTGACCCAGACGGAGACGGCCGAGGCCATGCTCGAGGAGAGCCGCCGCAAGCGGAACGCCTGGCTGGCCGGCCTGGCCGAGCACCTCGACGAGGACGAGTGGGCGCGACTGCGCGCCGCCGCCCCCGTCCTGGAGAAGCTCGCCCATCTGTAG
- a CDS encoding Uma2 family endonuclease produces the protein MTVVDTDRIEMAENGDRNALDVMFKALGRDHFLEGYRVEIVGGAVFMTPQRSTHWQIIRRIVRALEDRFGMEVMVLSDVRIDFPGGQNGFCPDVAKLRDEANWSHERGWLYEDVEFVAEVISKGTAENDYYAKKYAYAAAGIPAYLIVDPYEGQCHLYTQPKESDNGIDYASELPFSFGYEVDLTCTPADLILKTDDFPRD, from the coding sequence ATGACCGTCGTAGACACCGACAGGATCGAGATGGCTGAGAACGGCGACAGGAACGCCCTGGACGTGATGTTCAAGGCGCTCGGGCGAGACCACTTCCTCGAAGGCTACCGAGTCGAGATCGTCGGGGGAGCCGTCTTCATGACGCCGCAACGGAGCACGCACTGGCAGATTATTCGCCGAATCGTCCGAGCCCTGGAGGACAGATTCGGCATGGAAGTGATGGTGCTCTCCGACGTGCGCATCGATTTTCCCGGAGGCCAGAACGGTTTCTGCCCGGACGTGGCGAAGCTGCGGGACGAAGCAAACTGGTCCCATGAGCGCGGTTGGCTCTACGAGGACGTCGAATTTGTCGCCGAGGTCATCTCCAAGGGAACTGCCGAGAACGACTACTACGCCAAGAAGTACGCATACGCGGCAGCCGGAATCCCTGCCTATCTGATCGTGGATCCTTACGAAGGGCAGTGCCACCTCTACACCCAGCCCAAGGAGAGCGACAACGGCATCGACTACGCCAGCGAACTCCCGTTCTCCTTCGGCTACGAAGTCGACCTGACCTGCACGCCGGCCGACCTCATCCTCAAGACCGACGATTTTCCCCGCGACTGA
- a CDS encoding MFS transporter, with protein sequence MSTGSGADSAPAPTALDKSPAAKSSMFSSLKIRNYRLFASGAVVSNTGTWMARITQDWLVLSLTGSSAAVGITTAMQFLPMLLFGLYGGVIADRFAKRKLLFCTQGAMSISGLFLATLTLSGHVQVWHVYLAAFFTGLVTVVDNPTRQSFVSEMVGPDQVRNAVSLNSANFQSARLIGPAVASGLTAAVGPGWAFLANGLSFLAPLTGLMLMRTSELHHTPRKPRGKGQLREGLNYVSKHPELIWPIVLVGFIGTFGFNFPIWLSAFADDIFHGGVGMYGLFNTLMAIGSLAGALLAARRGTSRLRLLAAAAIAFGVLQIVAAFAPDLWMFVALIVPMGILGLTVNVTANSSVQMATDPEMRGRVMSLFMMVFTGGTPLGGPLFGWLADAYGVRLSMAAGGLICAVAAVGVGLMLARAANLRLKVDLRRGQQHVQFVPREQLATAA encoded by the coding sequence TTGAGTACGGGATCCGGAGCAGACTCCGCCCCCGCACCAACCGCCCTCGACAAGTCTCCCGCCGCCAAGTCGTCGATGTTCAGCTCGCTGAAGATCCGCAACTACCGGCTCTTCGCCTCCGGCGCCGTTGTCTCCAACACCGGCACATGGATGGCGCGCATCACCCAGGACTGGCTGGTCCTGAGCCTCACGGGATCCTCGGCCGCGGTCGGCATCACCACCGCGATGCAGTTCCTGCCGATGCTCCTGTTCGGCCTGTACGGCGGCGTCATCGCCGACCGCTTCGCCAAGCGCAAGCTGCTCTTCTGCACCCAGGGCGCGATGAGCATCAGCGGCCTGTTCCTCGCCACGCTCACCCTGAGCGGCCACGTCCAGGTCTGGCACGTCTACCTCGCGGCCTTCTTCACGGGCCTCGTCACGGTCGTCGACAACCCGACCCGGCAGTCCTTCGTGTCCGAGATGGTGGGACCCGACCAGGTCCGCAACGCCGTCTCGCTGAACTCGGCGAACTTCCAGTCCGCGCGCCTCATCGGCCCCGCCGTGGCCAGTGGTCTCACCGCGGCCGTCGGCCCCGGCTGGGCGTTCCTCGCCAACGGCCTGTCCTTCCTCGCGCCGCTCACGGGCCTGATGCTGATGCGCACGAGCGAGCTGCACCACACCCCGCGCAAGCCGCGCGGCAAGGGGCAGCTGAGGGAAGGCCTGAACTACGTCTCCAAGCACCCCGAGCTGATCTGGCCGATCGTCCTCGTCGGCTTCATCGGCACGTTCGGGTTCAACTTCCCGATCTGGCTGAGCGCCTTCGCGGACGACATCTTCCACGGCGGAGTGGGGATGTACGGGCTCTTCAACACCCTGATGGCGATCGGCTCCCTGGCCGGAGCGCTGCTCGCCGCGCGCCGCGGCACCTCGCGCCTGCGGCTGCTCGCCGCGGCCGCGATCGCCTTCGGCGTGCTGCAGATCGTGGCCGCGTTCGCACCCGACCTGTGGATGTTCGTCGCCCTGATCGTCCCGATGGGCATCCTGGGCCTGACGGTGAACGTCACCGCCAACTCCTCGGTCCAGATGGCCACGGACCCGGAGATGCGCGGCCGCGTCATGTCCCTCTTCATGATGGTCTTCACCGGCGGTACGCCGCTTGGCGGACCGCTCTTCGGCTGGCTCGCCGACGCGTACGGAGTGCGCCTGAGCATGGCCGCCGGTGGCCTCATCTGCGCCGTGGCCGCGGTCGGCGTCGGCCTGATGCTGGCCCGCGCCGCGAACCTGCGGCTGAAGGTGGATCTGCGGCGCGGGCAGCAGCACGTGCAGTTCGTGCCGCGCGAGCAGCTGGCGACGGCGGCGTGA
- a CDS encoding MarR family winged helix-turn-helix transcriptional regulator, translating into MDNVVDEKKVNQVVDSRKGEPPEKGAPPESDDARGYELPLLLFAGFRTLIDRLHAELARQGHPDARPAHGFAMQAIGVRGASASDVGRRLGVSKQAAGKTIDRLIALGYAERTDDPADARRKLVRLTPHGIDMLRRSAAIFEELRTEWASALGARRLRALESDLRTVVPPDAFRLDAAGWLGGS; encoded by the coding sequence ATGGACAACGTGGTTGACGAAAAAAAGGTAAACCAGGTTGTCGATTCCCGCAAGGGTGAGCCGCCGGAGAAGGGTGCGCCGCCGGAGAGCGACGACGCGCGCGGCTACGAGCTGCCGCTCCTCCTCTTCGCCGGGTTCCGCACGCTGATCGACCGGCTGCACGCCGAGCTGGCCCGCCAGGGCCACCCCGACGCACGCCCGGCCCACGGCTTCGCGATGCAGGCGATCGGCGTACGGGGCGCGAGCGCCAGCGACGTAGGCCGCCGTCTCGGCGTCTCCAAGCAGGCCGCGGGGAAGACGATCGACCGCCTCATCGCCCTCGGCTACGCGGAACGCACCGACGACCCGGCCGACGCCCGCCGCAAGCTGGTCCGCCTCACCCCGCACGGCATCGACATGCTGCGCCGCTCGGCGGCGATCTTCGAGGAGCTGCGGACGGAGTGGGCCTCCGCCCTGGGCGCGCGGCGCCTCCGAGCCCTGGAGTCCGACCTGCGCACGGTCGTGCCGCCGGACGCGTTCCGCCTCGACGCGGCGGGGTGGCTGGGCGGGTCGTGA
- a CDS encoding aldo/keto reductase yields MKYTQLGRTGLKVSRLALGTMNFGPLTNEPDSHTIMDAALDAGINYFDTANVYGWDENKGRTEEIIGTWFTQGGERRDKTVLATKMYGNMALDGKPAWPNHDLLSAVNIRRSVEASLKRLQTDYIDIYQFHHIDRRTPFEEIWQAIDVLIGQGKILYAGSSNFPGYKIAQANEIAKRRGSYGLVSEQCLYNLAERSAEMEVIPAAQDYGLGVIPWSPLHSGLLGGVLKKEGEGSRRTSGRAASELAKPEVRAQVQAYEDLLDKHGLEPGEVALAWLLTRPGITGPIVGPRTSEQLTSALRAVELDLSDELLGALDEIFPGPGPSPESFAW; encoded by the coding sequence ATGAAGTACACGCAGCTGGGACGCACAGGACTCAAGGTCAGCCGACTCGCGCTCGGGACCATGAACTTCGGGCCGCTGACGAACGAGCCTGACAGCCACACGATCATGGACGCCGCACTCGACGCGGGCATCAACTACTTCGACACTGCCAATGTCTACGGGTGGGACGAGAACAAGGGCCGCACCGAAGAGATCATCGGCACCTGGTTCACGCAGGGCGGCGAGCGGCGCGACAAGACCGTGCTCGCCACCAAGATGTACGGGAACATGGCCCTCGACGGGAAGCCGGCCTGGCCCAACCACGATCTGCTCTCGGCGGTCAACATCCGCCGCTCCGTGGAGGCTTCGCTCAAGCGGCTGCAGACCGACTACATCGACATCTACCAGTTCCACCACATCGACCGCCGCACTCCCTTCGAGGAGATCTGGCAGGCGATCGACGTCCTCATCGGCCAGGGAAAAATCCTCTACGCGGGTTCATCAAACTTCCCGGGATACAAGATCGCCCAGGCCAACGAGATCGCCAAGCGCCGCGGCAGCTACGGCCTCGTCAGCGAGCAGTGCCTCTACAACCTCGCCGAGCGCAGCGCCGAGATGGAGGTGATCCCGGCCGCCCAGGACTACGGCCTCGGTGTCATCCCGTGGTCGCCGCTGCACAGCGGACTGCTCGGCGGCGTGCTCAAGAAGGAGGGCGAGGGCTCGCGGCGCACCAGCGGCCGGGCCGCATCCGAGCTCGCCAAGCCCGAGGTGCGCGCGCAGGTCCAGGCGTACGAGGACCTGCTCGACAAGCACGGCCTGGAGCCCGGCGAAGTGGCGCTCGCCTGGCTGCTCACCCGGCCCGGCATCACCGGGCCGATCGTCGGTCCGCGCACGTCGGAGCAGCTCACCAGCGCTCTGCGCGCGGTCGAGCTCGACCTCTCGGACGAGCTGCTCGGCGCCCTGGACGAGATCTTCCCGGGGCCGGGCCCTTCGCCGGAGTCCTTCGCCTGGTAG
- a CDS encoding DUF418 domain-containing protein, which translates to MTVESTEEADEATPRARTVRTAPRRAGVLPGERALAPDLARGLMLLFIVLSNTAFHLSAARHGPSGWQPVDGGWVDHAVQFTMITVLDLRIYPLFAFLFGYGMMQLFLRQTAAGTSEREAVRLLRRRSLCLVVIGLLHATLLMAGDIVGFYGIISLALGWLFLRRSDRALKWWILIATAQLLLLAAEPVVSALLSGELGTMGDAGAEPGADAFAAGEGNWLTAAGTRFTTGLFVTFAAAPLSLVGGVYVIFLLGFWAARKGVLEEPGRHLPLLRRTAAIGITVGWLGALPAALAHVGAITVPDDAQSEGGVLTLLRDVTGNAAGLGYVAAVALFVHWWTRRESRRGSKAVTAISAVGKRSLSCYLAHSLIFAPILAAWGLGLGAHLTSATMALFAVGVWLVTVAGAYAMERAGRRGPVEVALRRVMYRR; encoded by the coding sequence ATGACGGTCGAGAGCACTGAAGAGGCGGACGAGGCCACACCCCGGGCCCGGACCGTACGGACCGCGCCCCGGCGCGCAGGCGTACTTCCCGGCGAGCGGGCCCTCGCGCCCGATCTCGCGCGTGGGCTCATGCTGCTGTTCATCGTCCTGTCCAACACCGCGTTCCACCTGAGCGCGGCCCGGCACGGACCGTCCGGGTGGCAGCCGGTGGACGGCGGGTGGGTCGATCACGCCGTGCAGTTCACCATGATCACCGTCCTTGACCTGCGCATCTATCCGCTCTTCGCGTTCCTCTTCGGGTACGGGATGATGCAGCTCTTCCTGCGGCAGACGGCTGCCGGGACCTCGGAACGCGAAGCCGTACGGCTGCTGCGCCGGCGCAGTCTCTGCCTGGTCGTCATCGGGCTTCTGCACGCCACACTCCTGATGGCCGGGGACATCGTCGGCTTCTACGGGATCATCAGCCTCGCCCTGGGCTGGCTCTTCCTGCGGCGCAGCGACCGCGCGCTGAAGTGGTGGATCCTGATCGCCACCGCCCAGCTCCTGCTGCTCGCCGCCGAGCCCGTCGTGTCCGCCCTGCTGTCGGGCGAGTTGGGCACGATGGGCGATGCGGGCGCGGAGCCGGGGGCGGACGCGTTCGCGGCGGGCGAGGGGAACTGGCTGACGGCGGCGGGGACCCGCTTCACGACCGGCCTGTTCGTCACCTTCGCGGCGGCTCCGCTGTCGCTGGTGGGCGGCGTGTACGTGATCTTCCTGCTCGGCTTCTGGGCGGCGCGCAAGGGCGTACTGGAAGAGCCTGGGCGCCATCTGCCCCTGCTGCGTCGGACCGCCGCGATCGGCATCACGGTGGGGTGGCTGGGCGCGCTGCCCGCGGCGCTGGCCCACGTCGGGGCGATCACCGTCCCTGACGACGCGCAGAGCGAGGGCGGGGTGCTGACCCTGCTGCGGGACGTCACGGGGAACGCGGCGGGCCTCGGATACGTGGCGGCTGTGGCGTTGTTCGTCCACTGGTGGACGCGGCGGGAGTCCCGCAGGGGATCGAAAGCGGTCACGGCGATCTCCGCCGTCGGCAAGCGCTCCCTCTCCTGCTACCTCGCCCACTCCCTGATCTTCGCCCCGATCCTCGCCGCCTGGGGCCTCGGCCTCGGCGCCCATCTGACGAGCGCGACCATGGCGCTGTTCGCGGTGGGGGTGTGGCTGGTGACGGTGGCCGGGGCGTACGCGATGGAGCGGGCGGGGCGGCGGGGTCCTGTGGAGGTGGCGCTGCGGCGGGTCATGTACCGGAGGTGA